GCTGAGAGTGAGGGCCAAGTGGGAGGGAGACGTGGGCCCGATGGACGGAGAACAGTGGGACGAGGCTCTGCAGGCGGTACCAATATGTTCCCTGAATGTATCTCATAAGGTGTCGCAATTGTACCTACTGTTGAGGGTGTATTACACTCCCCATAGACTGTTTGCTATGGGGCTAAGGCCCACCCCGCTATGTACTAGGTGTAAAAGGGACCATGGAGACCTGATCCACCTATTGTGGAGATGTCCGAAGCTACACCCTTACTGGATGGGAATAGTGGACACCATTAATAGGGTGTTTCAGATATCACTGCCCATTGACCCAAAGCACTGTCTGCTCTTTATATTGGACGAACTGGAGTGGGAGGAAGGTACTAAAGTGGCGGTTGTTAGGGCTCTGTTTCTGGCCCGTAAGCTCATAATGTCTCACTGGATTTCAGAGGTGCCTCCTAGTCTGAAGGAATGGATCAATGTAATGGGGGAAATGCTTCGTAAAGAGAAGGTGATATTCCAACATAGAGGGTGCTCCCAGAAGTTTGAGAAACTGTGGGGCGCGTGGCTAGATGTACCGGGCTTGGCCCCGGTGGATATGGTCACCGGTAGGTTACTCGGTCTGTGCAATTCAGTTTGATTCCCGCAATAACATCTGGATTGGTAAACGGGATAAGGGAGCTAACTACAAAGAGTGAGGATGGCCGGGTGGGGCCGGGATATCGATATGTATGTGGATGCTGCAGGGAGAAGGTGTTTCGTTATTTGATTTGGTATTGGAATATCGCCTAATGGTTTATTTTTTGCCTGAGAGTGATCTCGATGTATGTAAATTTTTACTTGTGCATCAATAAACTTTTTTctggataaaaaacaaacaaagggacAGTGGCGCCAAGAAACCATATACAGTAGCGTAGACAAAATGAGGATAAAGGAGCGCCCGGTGATCAAAGAGGTAGGAAATTTGTATTTGAAGTTTTAGCAACGAAAAGAGGCCAACGCATTTCGGGGAACTAAAGACTCCCTCTTCATTAGGGCTGCTAGCAAAAAGATTGTTGGGATGATCCTGGCAAAGGCTGCCTTTTGGCACATAGATTTGGACTGTTAGAAGTCTTGGCTGTGTTCACAATTGCTGCCTCTGAACACATGGCCAGCGCTGAGgacttctaatgccgcatacacacggtcagaatttccgaccagaaaagttcgatgtgagcttttggtcggtaattccgaccgtgtgtaggctccatcagactttttctgtcggaatttccgacgacaaaaaatttgagagctggttctccattTTTCCAACgttaaaagttcttgtcggaaattccgacacgcaaaaaaacatgcaagctTGGATATCAATTGGatatcaattcgacgcatgctcagaatcattgaacttaaagcggttctccaccctaaagtggagtcccgctgatcggaaccctccccccctccggtgtcacatttgacacctttcaggggggaggggggtgcagatacctgtctaaagacaggtatttgcacccacttccggccacacgctacgggcgaaagacgggtttttctgacttcccgtctgtcgcccgttgtgtgctgggaacactcggctcccagcacacagcgtgtgagccaatcggcgggcgcagcgcgactcgcgcatgcgccgtagggaaccgggcagtgaagccgcagcgcttcacttcctggttccctcagcgtggatggcggggggagcagcagagagacgagcgatcgctcgtgctctgctgcgatcagcgctggactccaggacaggtaagtgtcctaatattaaaagtcagcagctgcagtatttgtagctgctggcttttaatattttttccccatggcacatccgctttaatttttctcggctcgttgtaatgttgtacgtcaccgcattcttgacattcagaattttgtgtgaccgtgtgcatgcaacacaagtttgatccAAAATTcagtcatgggaaaaaaaaaaatccaaagttttTATTGTTCTTGTTTCAtcacgggttccaggtgcggcacccacctttagggtgtgcacacatcgcgggccccaccaccatGGCCCACCTAGCCTGGGGTCACGCATTACGCGGAGTTcgagactctgggccctcctggcctggagcggctgatgctgccaaggggccccagtgacttactgggtccccacttctactgaggagatcccaggctgtataccattcggtgggggatcggcttgaggaaaacccggaggcaggtgatccaaaagggcttgaacgaaccatcggggatctggtgaccggaacattgacaggtacacttgcactgtcaaccggtgaccctaacgtaatttactgggaggattcgctctgctgttcaactTACAttttgcactaggcctgtggcaaagGCCTCAATGTTCAATCGgggccaagtctgtggcagagacttgttcctccaagcaacctaaagtgacactctggctgccaggcctgtggcaggggtctgtctggaggcacttcacccactctggctggagtggcgacgcattGATACAATTACAGAATAGCAGGGTTGCTTTTccttatccaaagcctgatactgcagagtttttttatttcatcaacctttcctgtctacttcaagttgatgtgttggtcgtgttggaccaagaaataaagcattcagaaaacttcacctgcagactggacattcaattactgctctactcactaccttcacccctagacatcacatagaggtaacttaatatgccgatcccaaatcaatcagcggctcctgagggggtagcgctacattttcttTATACCATCAGAAAAATACTGTAAAAATTCACAgtgagcagtgcatttttatagcacttttcgctgtgaaaatgacaatggtctcaaaaatgtgtcaaaattgtccgatgtgtccgccataatgtcgcagtcataaaaaaaaaaaaaaacgctgatcgtcgccattagtagtaaaaaaaaaatattaataaaaatgccataaaactatcccctattttgtaaacgctataaattgtgcgcaaaccaatcgataactgcttattgctaattttttttgccaaaaaatatgtatttttttggggatatttattataacaaaaagtaaaaaatattgcatttttttcaaaattgtcgctctatttttgtttatagcgcaaacaataaaaaccgcagaggtgatcaaataccaccaaaagaaagctctatttgtggtgaaaaaaagatgtcaattttgtttgggagccacgtcgcatgaccgcgcaattgtcagttaaagcgacgcagtgccgaatcgcaaaaaggggcaaggtccttaacctgcataatggtctgggtcttaagtggttaagaagtggtGTGCTCCCTTCAGTCCATCTTCCCTccacctatccatcagaatgcacgtgcttccactgtggagccTCTTAAAAAGTTAAAAGTAGGACTACAGGTAACAGGGTACCTTGGCGGGGCCTGTAGCttttgcatgcatttgcaaatgtgtgcagactaaacccctgtttttgacGCATACTGTAatacaggttaatttggttggtcgcAGGCCGGTAAAGAAGTAGAGCTTGAAATTTTGCTTGGATTTTTCCTTGGCTGTTTTTAACCGTACCATATTACACTAATCTGTtgagaataaaataaaacctcCCCTCTACAAATTCTCATAGATCTTAGGGAAAGGCTTTTTTTCAACAGGCAGATGTAATGTTGTACGGTGCACAGAGAAGATAAGGCTCAACGTCCTAGGCCtgatcttgcacatgtgcagtaaggatgagctctggcgtgttcgcatagaacacgtgcagagcccgccaggaagtgtgcacggcgctgcgctaatcacagccagggagacatttcacgatctctgcagccgagcatcgggacaatgtctccctggctgtgattagcacagcgccgtgcacacttcctggcgggctctgcacgtgttctatgcgaacacgccagagttcATCCTTAATGTGCAGTATATCATTACACTCGTCTGTTCACTAAAATGTCCTCTCCCCTCTTTTCAAGATTTTGTAAGATCTCGAACTTTAGAAGTGATCTCCCTGGAAAGCACTGGTGACATATCCTTCCCAGGGGGCATCTGTGAGGCCCTGACTTTTCTAACCAGTGCCTCTTAAGATCTGGAAGTAGAAAACAAGAGAATGTAAGTATACAAATAAAGcatacacttaggcccctttcacacggggcggatcagtaatgatccaccccgtgaacctccgcttgctcagcggggatcgctccgttgatccccgctgagccggcgaatgacagggcggtccccgcacactgtgcagggaccgccctgtcttttctctgctctccccaatggggggatcggatgaacacggaccgtctgtccgtgttcacccgatccgatctgccagacggatggaaaagtagtttttttcctccgtcacactttggcgggtcggatgtcagcgggcatgttaccgccgacatccgcggctccatagaggagcacagagcgcccgttcaggtctgcctaaaaaactggcaggcggacctgaacgggccgcccatgtAAAAGaaaccttaaagtgtttgttatggCACTTATATAAGACTATGCCAgtccctctattagaggctggcatagcacactgtgtaAGTTGTTTTTAAAGACGAGTGTTCAAAATACAGAATTTCAGCTATCTTCACGCCGGTTACATGACTCACGGACGCTTTACAGCTCCAATGGATGTCTTCTGCAGGAGGGGCCATGATCTCCTTCTGATGTTAGCTGCGGAGATCACGTTGCCGCTCGTCTCCTCCGCAGAAGCCATCCATCAGGACTGTAAAGCGGCCGCTAGTCGTGTTACCGGGCTGAAGACAGCTGAAATTCGGTGATGGAGTGCACAGAGCAGGGAGCAGTGGAACGCATACGGCTCTTGTGGCAGACCGACTTGTggcagaccagttaagacagctctcatagggaaacattgattttcacacgtcatgcgacatgagctcccaatgtcggagcgtttgtcggaccaatgtgaacccggcctaagagccctcttaactggtccgatacgagtcggtccgactttgaaaatgctccctacactactttggtccgactttgatcctacttcagcccattgaataccaTTGAAattggatcaaagtaggatccttgtccttaatatccgacttgtgacatccgacattgtgattacagcagcagtaaaaggaatttatctcacactgtgattgttttgattggtcaagaaacaagtcagactatcacaaagtcggatcaatgtAGTATCCTGTTtattcaagtcggatggatgtaggaccgatgtcacagagcaaagatatgactgtcgtgtagtatcagtgtgaacccagcctcagtagCACAATGATTAATTTTATTTGTTGCCTGTAGTTTCTTTGTAAGATTTACACACTGAGATGAATGCTATTGGCTCCAACCATCTACTCCCCTTTGCGTCCTACAATGACTATAATAGCTTTATAATCAGCGAGATCGCTGACATTGCGTCTCCTCTGCACTGCACAGTAATCAATGACTAAACCCACCTTACTGAGGGCATTTTTCACAAACTCCTcattacatttaaaacaatggaacCGTTCTGCCCCAGTAATCCAGTAAGTTTGATCTAATGACCCAATAAGTAACAGTTGGCCTCCGGGTTTTAGCAGCTTTATTATCTTCTCCAGATTCTTCATGTATTCATCTTCATTTTTACTGATAAATTCCAGTATCCACGCACTGATAATACAATCAGCAAGTGGTAGTAGCGCCGGGGAAGTTATGTTTTCCTCTTCAAAATCACATTTCAAAATCTGCATGATGGACGACCTTAGGCGCATTTCTTTCTCCTGAAGttgatctctaaaaaaaaaaaataatatggacATTACAGGAAATATTTCAATATACAGTCATGTGGTGTGATAAGCAATTCTACACAACAGcaaacagcaaacctgccaagagacggccgcacaccaaaactcacggaccgggcaaggagggcattaatcagaggggcagcacagagacctaaggtaaccctggaggagctgcagagttccactgcagagactggagtatctgtacataggaggacaataagctgtacgctccatagagttgggcttaatggcagagtggccagaagacagacattactttcagcaaaaaacaaaatggcacgctTTGAGTTTGAGAAAggacatgtgggagactcccaataTGTATGGATAAGGGTGCTCTGGTCttatgagactaaaatttaactttttagccatcaaagaaaacgctatgtctggcacaaacccaacacatcgcatcacccaaagaacaccatccccacagtgaaacatggtggtgggagcatcatgctgtggaaaagatggatggtgctaaatacagggatattcttgagcaaaacctgtaccactctgtgtgtgatttgaggctaggacggaggttcaccttccagcaggacaatgaccccaaacacactgctaaagcaacacttgagtgcaGGTGGTGTACATAGTATATAATAcggtgtgtacagtatataatacttttaagtcagtgtacagtatataatacagtgcagtcagtgtactgtatataatacagtgtagtgtagtgtgaaaAATAAATCCCCATCatgtctggaaggccaccaaggagaggcagaatCTAACAGACCACTtaaagagggcaagcagcctcATACTAGTTTGCcttccaatgcagctgccaaGGTGCCCTATTCCACCGGCTCCTTGTGCACAGTTACTCCTTccgtagccccaccatcatgcatggaggagttACCAGAATTATTTGACCATAGTGCTGGttacatgctgctggaggatgtGCAGCAATTTGAAGTCTCCGATGCTGGTTCCCAGGTTGAAGAAGagagtaacgtgagcctagagtGAGGGGATGCCACAGAAGGAGAAGAAActagcagtcatgttcccccagccaaagcatactgccaagtttgctccagtgacgacGAGggagggatgatgaggtcactgactgtacttgGATGCCTGAGAGAAGAGAGGACGAAagtgaggatgaggaagaggcacAACTCAACGCAAtcaagctactggcctgtcctgcatccaacgtgctttctgaatggacattcagtgctgctgaagagtttgtaatggatcaaagagtgcacctgtccacagacacagcccaatttttctgcacctgcttATCAGGTGCATGTCATTTCAATTGTTCTAATAatttttaacagcagggcccgccTCTGCACCCAATATGAGTAACTGTGTGGGGTTACAGTGTTCAGGCATCGCcaacacccaaggcccaatttttctgcacctgtttgacaggggcatgtaatttccAGCTTTTTCACAAGttgcccccaaagcaccttgtccctatgttgatagggacaagagcctcttcccaaaAACCCTGGCCATTTGTTGTCGGGGTTTGCGGGCATGGAGTTTAttgtaatctggaagccccctttaacaagttgacccccagatcccaccccccatgtgaataagtatcgggtacattgtaccccatatccattcaccaaaaaaagtgtcaaaaagtaaaaaccacaatagaCGAGTTTTTGAAAATTCCTTGCTATCTTTTTGCTTGCTCTTATATAGGCAAGAGCAGGGCCGCAAGtaagtttaaattacattttttactttagaaATGCACTTCTAAACattgcacagatgtgccactttacaggcagactaaggtgggacacccccccccccagacactatatttaaaggaatatttaatttttattgtttcagtttaaagtggttgtaaaccctctcttacTTGTTTTACCTACCTTttagtcctcgtacacacgataggatagccagaggacaacggtctgaaggaccgttttcatcagccaaaaccgatcgtgtgtgggccccataggttatttaaccttaggttaaaaaaatgagaacttgctttaaaattgaacctatggactcctaaccaataggtcaaaaccgatcgttagtatgcaaaagcattggttaaaaacctgtgcatgctcagaatcaagtcgacgcatgcttggaagcattgaacttcgtttttttcagcacgtcgtgttttacgtcaccgcgttctgacacaatcgtttttttaactgatgatgtgtatgcacgacggaccatcagtcagcttcataggttaacctaagacaacggtccttcaaccCGTTGTCCTCtgattaacctatcgtgtgtacaaggcctaagattaatgcttacctgtaggtgtttgcaatatctcctaaatctacaCGGATTAGAAGATATTTGCCACAAAGGATGCACCGTTGTCATTGTcaggcgcactgagaatgccGGTTTTATCAATGGATAATACCGGTTTTGACGGCTCCTGCAGGCACGcgtggagtgacgacatcgccgctccggcc
This sequence is a window from Rana temporaria chromosome 10, aRanTem1.1, whole genome shotgun sequence. Protein-coding genes within it:
- the LOC120915628 gene encoding indolethylamine N-methyltransferase-like; protein product: MDCTTPKLYHVHGMDSRNYLDLYYSKKEGMLFAEDTITFPMACLHYLLSTGRAEGTLLIDISVGSIIHHLYSASNFFKKIIILKFQEQCIMELTRWLHDRTGAYDWSHTSSAAAELEGTRDQLQEKEMRLRSSIMQILKCDFEEENITSPALLPLADCIISAWILEFISKNEDEYMKNLEKIIKLLKPGGQLLLIGSLDQTYWITGAERFHCFKCNEEFVKNALSKVGLVIDYCAVQRRRNVSDLADYKAIIVIVGRKGE